The proteins below are encoded in one region of Meriones unguiculatus strain TT.TT164.6M chromosome 18, Bangor_MerUng_6.1, whole genome shotgun sequence:
- the Catsper2 gene encoding cation channel sperm-associated protein 2 isoform X1, whose protein sequence is MTEEEGHLQLPRADAIRSRLIDTFSLIEHLQGLSQAVPRHTVREILDPSRQKKLMSGDQHQLVRFSIKPRHMGITHSQRMLSRLHVRCSQRPPLSLWAGWVLESPIFSNFIISLIFLNTIVLMVETELMESTNTKLWPLKLTLGVADWFILLSFILEIVLMWMSSFLLFWKSAWNVFDFTVTTLSVLPEFVMLMGVSGNSVWLQLLRVSRVLRSLKLFARFRQIRVIILALVRALKSMTFLLMLLLIFFYIFAVTGVYFFEDYSRSTIEDLQYNMFFSDLLNSLVTVFILFTLDHWYAVLQDVWKVPEASRVFSSIYVILWLLLGSIIFRNIIVAMMVTNFQNIRNELSEEMTHLEVQYKADIFKRRIIQRRQNLSPELAREISKEKPSKQLSEAFRESIIIDTEKSDTEKSEVEKSDEEGSDTEKKDTDKSDSEKSDSEKSDSDKSDSDKSDSDKSDSEEDETKKSQKDSSKGKIFSSSSSSTPLPSISSSSADHKYIEKLDWETLVHENLPGLMDMDQDDRVVWPRDSLFRYFELLEKLQYNLEERKKLQEFAVQALMNFEDK, encoded by the exons ATGACAGAGGAAGAAGGACACTTACAGCTGCCCAGAGCTGATGCTATTCGGTCACGGCTCATTGACACCTTCTCCCTCATAGAGCATTTGCAAGGCTTGAGCCAAGCTGTACCAAGGCACACTGTCCGGGAGATACTTG ATCCTTCTCGTCAGAAGAAACTCATGTCAGGAGATCAGCACCAGCTAGTGCGCTTCTCCATAAAGCCTCGGCATATGGGCATCACACATTCCCAGCGGATGCTGAGCCGGCTTCATGTGCGGTGCAGCCAGAGACCACCTCTTTCCTTGTGGGCTGGATGGGTTCTTGAGA gCCCTATCTTCTCGAATTTCATCATCTCCCTCATCTTTCTGAATACAATTGTGCTGATGGTCGAAACAG AGTTGATGGAATCCACAAATACTAAACTGTGGCCGTTGAAGCTGACTTTAGGGGTAGCAGATTGGTTTATCCTGCTTAGCTTCATTTTAGAGATCGTTCTAATGTGGATGTCCAGCTTTCTTCTCTTCTGGAAGAGTGCCTGGAATGTCTTTGACTTTACTGTTACCACGTTG TCTGTGCTCCCTGAGTTTGTGATGCTTATGGGAGTCTCGGGGAACTCCGTGTGGCTCCAGCTGCTGAGGGTTTCCCGGGTGCTGAGGTCTCTCAAACTGTTCGCACGATTCCGTCAAATTAGAGTTATCATTTTGGCTCTGGTCAGAGCTTTGAAG AGCATGACGTTCCTCTTGATGCTGCTGCTTATTTTCTTCTACATTTTTGCTGTGACTGGTGTCTACTTCTTTGAAGACTATTCCCGTTCAACTATCGAAGACCTGCAGTACAACATGTTCTTCTC GGACCTACTGAACTCCCTGGTGACAGTGTTCATCCTCTTCACCTTGGATCATTGGTACGCAGTACTTCAGGATGTCTGGAAGGTGCCAGAAGCTAGCCGTGTCTTCAGCAGCATCTATGTCATCCTTTGGTTGTTGCTTGGCTCCATCATCTTTCGAAACATCATAGTAGCCATGATGG TTACTAACTTTCAGAATATCAGAAATGAGCTGAGTGAGGAGATGACCCACCTGGAGGTTCAGTATAAAGCTGACATATTCAAGCGGCGGATTATCCAGAG gAGACAAAATCTATCCCCTGAATTAGCAAG AGAAATCAGTAAAGAAAAGCCCTCCAAACAATTATCAGAAGCTTTTAGAGAATCTATCATCATTGATACCGAGAAAAGCGATACTGAGAAAAGTGAGGTTGAGAAAAGCGATGAGGAGGGAAGTGACACTGAGAAAAAAGATACCGACAAAAGTGACTCTGAGAAAAGTGACTCCGAGAAAAGTGATTCCGACAAAAGTGATTCTGATAAAAGTGATTCCGATAAAAGTGATTCTGAGGAGGATGAAACTAAAAAATCGCAGAAAGACTCATCAAAAGGAAAaatcttctcctcttcctcttcctccactcctttACCTTCCATCAGCTCCTCTTCAGCTGATCATAAATACATTG AGAAGCTGGACTGGGAGACCCTTGTGCATGAGAACCTACCTGGGCTGATGGACATGGATCAGGATGACCGTGTTGTCTGGCCCAGAGATTCACTCTTCCGATATTTTGAGCTACTGGAAAAGCTTCAGTATAACCTAGAGGAGCGCAAGAAGTTGCAAGAATTTGCAG TTCAGGCACTGATGAATTTTGAAGACAAGTAA
- the Catsper2 gene encoding cation channel sperm-associated protein 2 isoform X4, translating into MTEEEGHLQLPRADAIRSRLIDTFSLIEHLQGLSQAVPRHTVREILDPSRQKKLMSGDQHQLVRFSIKPRHMGITHSQRMLSRLHVRCSQRPPLSLWAGWVLESPIFSNFIISLIFLNTIVLMVETELMESTNTKLWPLKLTLGVADWFILLSFILEIVLMWMSSFLLFWKSAWNVFDFTVTTLSVLPEFVMLMGVSGNSVWLQLLRVSRVLRSLKLFARFRQIRVIILALVRALKSMTFLLMLLLIFFYIFAVTGVYFFEDYSRSTIEDLQYNMFFSDLLNSLVTVFILFTLDHWYAVLQDVWKVPEASRVFSSIYVILWLLLGSIIFRNIIVAMMVTNFQNIRNELSEEMTHLEVQYKADIFKRRIIQRRQNLSPELAREISKEKPSKQLSEAFRESIIIDTEKSDTEKSEVEKSDEEGSDTEKKDTDKSDSEKSDSEKSDSDKSDSDKSDSDKSDSEEDETKKSQKDSSKGKIFSSSSSSTPLPSISSSSADHKYIEAGLGDPCA; encoded by the exons ATGACAGAGGAAGAAGGACACTTACAGCTGCCCAGAGCTGATGCTATTCGGTCACGGCTCATTGACACCTTCTCCCTCATAGAGCATTTGCAAGGCTTGAGCCAAGCTGTACCAAGGCACACTGTCCGGGAGATACTTG ATCCTTCTCGTCAGAAGAAACTCATGTCAGGAGATCAGCACCAGCTAGTGCGCTTCTCCATAAAGCCTCGGCATATGGGCATCACACATTCCCAGCGGATGCTGAGCCGGCTTCATGTGCGGTGCAGCCAGAGACCACCTCTTTCCTTGTGGGCTGGATGGGTTCTTGAGA gCCCTATCTTCTCGAATTTCATCATCTCCCTCATCTTTCTGAATACAATTGTGCTGATGGTCGAAACAG AGTTGATGGAATCCACAAATACTAAACTGTGGCCGTTGAAGCTGACTTTAGGGGTAGCAGATTGGTTTATCCTGCTTAGCTTCATTTTAGAGATCGTTCTAATGTGGATGTCCAGCTTTCTTCTCTTCTGGAAGAGTGCCTGGAATGTCTTTGACTTTACTGTTACCACGTTG TCTGTGCTCCCTGAGTTTGTGATGCTTATGGGAGTCTCGGGGAACTCCGTGTGGCTCCAGCTGCTGAGGGTTTCCCGGGTGCTGAGGTCTCTCAAACTGTTCGCACGATTCCGTCAAATTAGAGTTATCATTTTGGCTCTGGTCAGAGCTTTGAAG AGCATGACGTTCCTCTTGATGCTGCTGCTTATTTTCTTCTACATTTTTGCTGTGACTGGTGTCTACTTCTTTGAAGACTATTCCCGTTCAACTATCGAAGACCTGCAGTACAACATGTTCTTCTC GGACCTACTGAACTCCCTGGTGACAGTGTTCATCCTCTTCACCTTGGATCATTGGTACGCAGTACTTCAGGATGTCTGGAAGGTGCCAGAAGCTAGCCGTGTCTTCAGCAGCATCTATGTCATCCTTTGGTTGTTGCTTGGCTCCATCATCTTTCGAAACATCATAGTAGCCATGATGG TTACTAACTTTCAGAATATCAGAAATGAGCTGAGTGAGGAGATGACCCACCTGGAGGTTCAGTATAAAGCTGACATATTCAAGCGGCGGATTATCCAGAG gAGACAAAATCTATCCCCTGAATTAGCAAG AGAAATCAGTAAAGAAAAGCCCTCCAAACAATTATCAGAAGCTTTTAGAGAATCTATCATCATTGATACCGAGAAAAGCGATACTGAGAAAAGTGAGGTTGAGAAAAGCGATGAGGAGGGAAGTGACACTGAGAAAAAAGATACCGACAAAAGTGACTCTGAGAAAAGTGACTCCGAGAAAAGTGATTCCGACAAAAGTGATTCTGATAAAAGTGATTCCGATAAAAGTGATTCTGAGGAGGATGAAACTAAAAAATCGCAGAAAGACTCATCAAAAGGAAAaatcttctcctcttcctcttcctccactcctttACCTTCCATCAGCTCCTCTTCAGCTGATCATAAATACATTG AAGCTGGACTGGGAGACCCTTGTGCATGA
- the Catsper2 gene encoding cation channel sperm-associated protein 2 isoform X6 — MTEEEGHLQLPRADAIRSRLIDTFSLIEHLQGLSQAVPRHTVREILDPSRQKKLMSGDQHQLVRFSIKPRHMGITHSQRMLSRLHVRCSQRPPLSLWAGWVLESPIFSNFIISLIFLNTIVLMVETDYSRSTIEDLQYNMFFSDLLNSLVTVFILFTLDHWYAVLQDVWKVPEASRVFSSIYVILWLLLGSIIFRNIIVAMMVTNFQNIRNELSEEMTHLEVQYKADIFKRRIIQRRQNLSPELAREISKEKPSKQLSEAFRESIIIDTEKSDTEKSEVEKSDEEGSDTEKKDTDKSDSEKSDSEKSDSDKSDSDKSDSDKSDSEEDETKKSQKDSSKGKIFSSSSSSTPLPSISSSSADHKYIEKLDWETLVHENLPGLMDMDQDDRVVWPRDSLFRYFELLEKLQYNLEERKKLQEFAVQALMNFEDK, encoded by the exons ATGACAGAGGAAGAAGGACACTTACAGCTGCCCAGAGCTGATGCTATTCGGTCACGGCTCATTGACACCTTCTCCCTCATAGAGCATTTGCAAGGCTTGAGCCAAGCTGTACCAAGGCACACTGTCCGGGAGATACTTG ATCCTTCTCGTCAGAAGAAACTCATGTCAGGAGATCAGCACCAGCTAGTGCGCTTCTCCATAAAGCCTCGGCATATGGGCATCACACATTCCCAGCGGATGCTGAGCCGGCTTCATGTGCGGTGCAGCCAGAGACCACCTCTTTCCTTGTGGGCTGGATGGGTTCTTGAGA gCCCTATCTTCTCGAATTTCATCATCTCCCTCATCTTTCTGAATACAATTGTGCTGATGGTCGAAACAG ACTATTCCCGTTCAACTATCGAAGACCTGCAGTACAACATGTTCTTCTC GGACCTACTGAACTCCCTGGTGACAGTGTTCATCCTCTTCACCTTGGATCATTGGTACGCAGTACTTCAGGATGTCTGGAAGGTGCCAGAAGCTAGCCGTGTCTTCAGCAGCATCTATGTCATCCTTTGGTTGTTGCTTGGCTCCATCATCTTTCGAAACATCATAGTAGCCATGATGG TTACTAACTTTCAGAATATCAGAAATGAGCTGAGTGAGGAGATGACCCACCTGGAGGTTCAGTATAAAGCTGACATATTCAAGCGGCGGATTATCCAGAG gAGACAAAATCTATCCCCTGAATTAGCAAG AGAAATCAGTAAAGAAAAGCCCTCCAAACAATTATCAGAAGCTTTTAGAGAATCTATCATCATTGATACCGAGAAAAGCGATACTGAGAAAAGTGAGGTTGAGAAAAGCGATGAGGAGGGAAGTGACACTGAGAAAAAAGATACCGACAAAAGTGACTCTGAGAAAAGTGACTCCGAGAAAAGTGATTCCGACAAAAGTGATTCTGATAAAAGTGATTCCGATAAAAGTGATTCTGAGGAGGATGAAACTAAAAAATCGCAGAAAGACTCATCAAAAGGAAAaatcttctcctcttcctcttcctccactcctttACCTTCCATCAGCTCCTCTTCAGCTGATCATAAATACATTG AGAAGCTGGACTGGGAGACCCTTGTGCATGAGAACCTACCTGGGCTGATGGACATGGATCAGGATGACCGTGTTGTCTGGCCCAGAGATTCACTCTTCCGATATTTTGAGCTACTGGAAAAGCTTCAGTATAACCTAGAGGAGCGCAAGAAGTTGCAAGAATTTGCAG TTCAGGCACTGATGAATTTTGAAGACAAGTAA
- the Catsper2 gene encoding cation channel sperm-associated protein 2 isoform X2: MTEEEGHLQLPRADAIRSRLIDTFSLIEHLQGLSQAVPRHTVREILDPSRQKKLMSGDQHQLVRFSIKPRHMGITHSQRMLSRLHVRCSQRPPLSLWAGWVLESPIFSNFIISLIFLNTIVLMVETELMESTNTKLWPLKLTLGVADWFILLSFILEIVLMWMSSFLLFWKSAWNVFDFTVTTLSVLPEFVMLMGVSGNSVWLQLLRVSRVLRSLKLFARFRQIRVIILALVRALKSMTFLLMLLLIFFYIFAVTGVYFFEDYSRSTIEDLQYNMFFSDLLNSLVTVFILFTLDHWYAVLQDVWKVPEASRVFSSIYVILWLLLGSIIFRNIIVAMMEKSVKKSPPNNYQKLLENLSSLIPRKAILRKVRLRKAMRREVTLRKKIPTKVTLRKVTPRKVIPTKVILIKVIPIKVILRRMKLKNRRKTHQKEKSSPLPLPPLLYLPSAPLQLIINTLKLDWETLVHENLPGLMDMDQDDRVVWPRDSLFRYFELLEKLQYNLEERKKLQEFAVQALMNFEDK, encoded by the exons ATGACAGAGGAAGAAGGACACTTACAGCTGCCCAGAGCTGATGCTATTCGGTCACGGCTCATTGACACCTTCTCCCTCATAGAGCATTTGCAAGGCTTGAGCCAAGCTGTACCAAGGCACACTGTCCGGGAGATACTTG ATCCTTCTCGTCAGAAGAAACTCATGTCAGGAGATCAGCACCAGCTAGTGCGCTTCTCCATAAAGCCTCGGCATATGGGCATCACACATTCCCAGCGGATGCTGAGCCGGCTTCATGTGCGGTGCAGCCAGAGACCACCTCTTTCCTTGTGGGCTGGATGGGTTCTTGAGA gCCCTATCTTCTCGAATTTCATCATCTCCCTCATCTTTCTGAATACAATTGTGCTGATGGTCGAAACAG AGTTGATGGAATCCACAAATACTAAACTGTGGCCGTTGAAGCTGACTTTAGGGGTAGCAGATTGGTTTATCCTGCTTAGCTTCATTTTAGAGATCGTTCTAATGTGGATGTCCAGCTTTCTTCTCTTCTGGAAGAGTGCCTGGAATGTCTTTGACTTTACTGTTACCACGTTG TCTGTGCTCCCTGAGTTTGTGATGCTTATGGGAGTCTCGGGGAACTCCGTGTGGCTCCAGCTGCTGAGGGTTTCCCGGGTGCTGAGGTCTCTCAAACTGTTCGCACGATTCCGTCAAATTAGAGTTATCATTTTGGCTCTGGTCAGAGCTTTGAAG AGCATGACGTTCCTCTTGATGCTGCTGCTTATTTTCTTCTACATTTTTGCTGTGACTGGTGTCTACTTCTTTGAAGACTATTCCCGTTCAACTATCGAAGACCTGCAGTACAACATGTTCTTCTC GGACCTACTGAACTCCCTGGTGACAGTGTTCATCCTCTTCACCTTGGATCATTGGTACGCAGTACTTCAGGATGTCTGGAAGGTGCCAGAAGCTAGCCGTGTCTTCAGCAGCATCTATGTCATCCTTTGGTTGTTGCTTGGCTCCATCATCTTTCGAAACATCATAGTAGCCATGATGG AGAAATCAGTAAAGAAAAGCCCTCCAAACAATTATCAGAAGCTTTTAGAGAATCTATCATCATTGATACCGAGAAAAGCGATACTGAGAAAAGTGAGGTTGAGAAAAGCGATGAGGAGGGAAGTGACACTGAGAAAAAAGATACCGACAAAAGTGACTCTGAGAAAAGTGACTCCGAGAAAAGTGATTCCGACAAAAGTGATTCTGATAAAAGTGATTCCGATAAAAGTGATTCTGAGGAGGATGAAACTAAAAAATCGCAGAAAGACTCATCAAAAGGAAAaatcttctcctcttcctcttcctccactcctttACCTTCCATCAGCTCCTCTTCAGCTGATCATAAATACATTG AAGCTGGACTGGGAGACCCTTGTGCATGAGAACCTACCTGGGCTGATGGACATGGATCAGGATGACCGTGTTGTCTGGCCCAGAGATTCACTCTTCCGATATTTTGAGCTACTGGAAAAGCTTCAGTATAACCTAGAGGAGCGCAAGAAGTTGCAAGAATTTGCAG TTCAGGCACTGATGAATTTTGAAGACAAGTAA
- the Catsper2 gene encoding cation channel sperm-associated protein 2 isoform X3 — MSGDQHQLVRFSIKPRHMGITHSQRMLSRLHVRCSQRPPLSLWAGWVLESPIFSNFIISLIFLNTIVLMVETELMESTNTKLWPLKLTLGVADWFILLSFILEIVLMWMSSFLLFWKSAWNVFDFTVTTLSVLPEFVMLMGVSGNSVWLQLLRVSRVLRSLKLFARFRQIRVIILALVRALKSMTFLLMLLLIFFYIFAVTGVYFFEDYSRSTIEDLQYNMFFSDLLNSLVTVFILFTLDHWYAVLQDVWKVPEASRVFSSIYVILWLLLGSIIFRNIIVAMMVTNFQNIRNELSEEMTHLEVQYKADIFKRRIIQRRQNLSPELAREISKEKPSKQLSEAFRESIIIDTEKSDTEKSEVEKSDEEGSDTEKKDTDKSDSEKSDSEKSDSDKSDSDKSDSDKSDSEEDETKKSQKDSSKGKIFSSSSSSTPLPSISSSSADHKYIEKLDWETLVHENLPGLMDMDQDDRVVWPRDSLFRYFELLEKLQYNLEERKKLQEFAVQALMNFEDK; from the exons ATGTCAGGAGATCAGCACCAGCTAGTGCGCTTCTCCATAAAGCCTCGGCATATGGGCATCACACATTCCCAGCGGATGCTGAGCCGGCTTCATGTGCGGTGCAGCCAGAGACCACCTCTTTCCTTGTGGGCTGGATGGGTTCTTGAGA gCCCTATCTTCTCGAATTTCATCATCTCCCTCATCTTTCTGAATACAATTGTGCTGATGGTCGAAACAG AGTTGATGGAATCCACAAATACTAAACTGTGGCCGTTGAAGCTGACTTTAGGGGTAGCAGATTGGTTTATCCTGCTTAGCTTCATTTTAGAGATCGTTCTAATGTGGATGTCCAGCTTTCTTCTCTTCTGGAAGAGTGCCTGGAATGTCTTTGACTTTACTGTTACCACGTTG TCTGTGCTCCCTGAGTTTGTGATGCTTATGGGAGTCTCGGGGAACTCCGTGTGGCTCCAGCTGCTGAGGGTTTCCCGGGTGCTGAGGTCTCTCAAACTGTTCGCACGATTCCGTCAAATTAGAGTTATCATTTTGGCTCTGGTCAGAGCTTTGAAG AGCATGACGTTCCTCTTGATGCTGCTGCTTATTTTCTTCTACATTTTTGCTGTGACTGGTGTCTACTTCTTTGAAGACTATTCCCGTTCAACTATCGAAGACCTGCAGTACAACATGTTCTTCTC GGACCTACTGAACTCCCTGGTGACAGTGTTCATCCTCTTCACCTTGGATCATTGGTACGCAGTACTTCAGGATGTCTGGAAGGTGCCAGAAGCTAGCCGTGTCTTCAGCAGCATCTATGTCATCCTTTGGTTGTTGCTTGGCTCCATCATCTTTCGAAACATCATAGTAGCCATGATGG TTACTAACTTTCAGAATATCAGAAATGAGCTGAGTGAGGAGATGACCCACCTGGAGGTTCAGTATAAAGCTGACATATTCAAGCGGCGGATTATCCAGAG gAGACAAAATCTATCCCCTGAATTAGCAAG AGAAATCAGTAAAGAAAAGCCCTCCAAACAATTATCAGAAGCTTTTAGAGAATCTATCATCATTGATACCGAGAAAAGCGATACTGAGAAAAGTGAGGTTGAGAAAAGCGATGAGGAGGGAAGTGACACTGAGAAAAAAGATACCGACAAAAGTGACTCTGAGAAAAGTGACTCCGAGAAAAGTGATTCCGACAAAAGTGATTCTGATAAAAGTGATTCCGATAAAAGTGATTCTGAGGAGGATGAAACTAAAAAATCGCAGAAAGACTCATCAAAAGGAAAaatcttctcctcttcctcttcctccactcctttACCTTCCATCAGCTCCTCTTCAGCTGATCATAAATACATTG AGAAGCTGGACTGGGAGACCCTTGTGCATGAGAACCTACCTGGGCTGATGGACATGGATCAGGATGACCGTGTTGTCTGGCCCAGAGATTCACTCTTCCGATATTTTGAGCTACTGGAAAAGCTTCAGTATAACCTAGAGGAGCGCAAGAAGTTGCAAGAATTTGCAG TTCAGGCACTGATGAATTTTGAAGACAAGTAA
- the Catsper2 gene encoding cation channel sperm-associated protein 2 isoform X5: protein MIAGNRTQGILPVLLAELMESTNTKLWPLKLTLGVADWFILLSFILEIVLMWMSSFLLFWKSAWNVFDFTVTTLSVLPEFVMLMGVSGNSVWLQLLRVSRVLRSLKLFARFRQIRVIILALVRALKSMTFLLMLLLIFFYIFAVTGVYFFEDYSRSTIEDLQYNMFFSDLLNSLVTVFILFTLDHWYAVLQDVWKVPEASRVFSSIYVILWLLLGSIIFRNIIVAMMVTNFQNIRNELSEEMTHLEVQYKADIFKRRIIQRRQNLSPELAREISKEKPSKQLSEAFRESIIIDTEKSDTEKSEVEKSDEEGSDTEKKDTDKSDSEKSDSEKSDSDKSDSDKSDSDKSDSEEDETKKSQKDSSKGKIFSSSSSSTPLPSISSSSADHKYIEKLDWETLVHENLPGLMDMDQDDRVVWPRDSLFRYFELLEKLQYNLEERKKLQEFAVQALMNFEDK, encoded by the exons ATgattgctgggaatagaacccagggtattctgccagtgctcttagctg AGTTGATGGAATCCACAAATACTAAACTGTGGCCGTTGAAGCTGACTTTAGGGGTAGCAGATTGGTTTATCCTGCTTAGCTTCATTTTAGAGATCGTTCTAATGTGGATGTCCAGCTTTCTTCTCTTCTGGAAGAGTGCCTGGAATGTCTTTGACTTTACTGTTACCACGTTG TCTGTGCTCCCTGAGTTTGTGATGCTTATGGGAGTCTCGGGGAACTCCGTGTGGCTCCAGCTGCTGAGGGTTTCCCGGGTGCTGAGGTCTCTCAAACTGTTCGCACGATTCCGTCAAATTAGAGTTATCATTTTGGCTCTGGTCAGAGCTTTGAAG AGCATGACGTTCCTCTTGATGCTGCTGCTTATTTTCTTCTACATTTTTGCTGTGACTGGTGTCTACTTCTTTGAAGACTATTCCCGTTCAACTATCGAAGACCTGCAGTACAACATGTTCTTCTC GGACCTACTGAACTCCCTGGTGACAGTGTTCATCCTCTTCACCTTGGATCATTGGTACGCAGTACTTCAGGATGTCTGGAAGGTGCCAGAAGCTAGCCGTGTCTTCAGCAGCATCTATGTCATCCTTTGGTTGTTGCTTGGCTCCATCATCTTTCGAAACATCATAGTAGCCATGATGG TTACTAACTTTCAGAATATCAGAAATGAGCTGAGTGAGGAGATGACCCACCTGGAGGTTCAGTATAAAGCTGACATATTCAAGCGGCGGATTATCCAGAG gAGACAAAATCTATCCCCTGAATTAGCAAG AGAAATCAGTAAAGAAAAGCCCTCCAAACAATTATCAGAAGCTTTTAGAGAATCTATCATCATTGATACCGAGAAAAGCGATACTGAGAAAAGTGAGGTTGAGAAAAGCGATGAGGAGGGAAGTGACACTGAGAAAAAAGATACCGACAAAAGTGACTCTGAGAAAAGTGACTCCGAGAAAAGTGATTCCGACAAAAGTGATTCTGATAAAAGTGATTCCGATAAAAGTGATTCTGAGGAGGATGAAACTAAAAAATCGCAGAAAGACTCATCAAAAGGAAAaatcttctcctcttcctcttcctccactcctttACCTTCCATCAGCTCCTCTTCAGCTGATCATAAATACATTG AGAAGCTGGACTGGGAGACCCTTGTGCATGAGAACCTACCTGGGCTGATGGACATGGATCAGGATGACCGTGTTGTCTGGCCCAGAGATTCACTCTTCCGATATTTTGAGCTACTGGAAAAGCTTCAGTATAACCTAGAGGAGCGCAAGAAGTTGCAAGAATTTGCAG TTCAGGCACTGATGAATTTTGAAGACAAGTAA